The proteins below are encoded in one region of Chrysemys picta bellii isolate R12L10 chromosome 4, ASM1138683v2, whole genome shotgun sequence:
- the LOC103307526 gene encoding membrane-spanning 4-domains subfamily A member 4D-like yields the protein MLRAHPCAEIEQHRAVFSTPEPVRSLFYIKTLGSAMSEAGPLMQRFLQGQPRVLGALLLLVGLLQVAFGVLLAISPCVYRDELHVHFYSAVLLLLAGIITLAADTTHSLALVKACLVIYIICTVVVGVINLFYLVDLVYDPRNRYIQCPSSNRLHCRRLYQISHYCTGMRAIILILTSLGFFVSIALAAFGCKAVCRQNSADDVPVAALTNPPASHEAAVEPEPVVSEGPAAALVFDLPQEIYRGHLLLL from the exons ATGCTGAGAGCCCACCCCTGTGCTGAGATAGAGCAACACAG GGCTGTCTTTTCCACTCCAGAGCCTGTGAGAAGTTTGTTCTATATCAAGACGCTCGGTTCTGCCATGTCGGAAGCAGGACCCCTGATGCAGCGGTTCCTCCAGGGGCAGCCCAGAGTCTTAGGG GCCCTCTTGCTGTTGGTGGGGCTGCTGCAGGTGGCCTTTGGTGTCCTCTTGGCCATTTCCCCCTGCGTCTATAGGGATGAGCTGCATGTCCACTTTTACTCAGCAGTGCTG tTGCTCTTGGCTGGAATCATCACTCTGGCTGCAGACACAACACACAGCCTGGCCCTG GTGAAAGCCTGCCTGGTCATTTACATCATCTGCACAGTGGTGGTGGGCGTGATCAACTTATTCTACCTTGTGGACTTGGTGTATGATCCCCGTAACCGGTACATCCAGTGTCCTTCCAGCAACAGGTTGCACTGCAGGCGGCTGTACCAGATCTCG CACTATTGCACGGGCATGCGGGCCATCATCCTGATCTTAACCTCACTGGGGTTCTTCGTTTCCATTGCCCTGGCAGCCTTCGGATGCAAAGCGGTGTGTCGTCAGAACTCTGCTGATGATGTG CCGGTCGCCGCCCTGACGAATCCGCCCGCTTCCCACGAGGCCGCCGTGGAGCCCGAGCCTGTGGTGTCAGAGGGACCTGCGGC AGCCCTGGTATTTGATCTTCCACAAGAAATCTACCGGGGGCATCTCCTCCTGCTTTAA